AATCTCCTTATTAGATGATGCAGCCTCCTCTTAAAACGAAGAAAGTTTTTATTTCTGTTCTCAATGAGCAAAAATTGACAGGTCTCATCAGTCTGTCGGATATAAACTAATTATAATAGCAGTGCAAGCTTGCTCTGCTACAATTTTAATTTAGGGGGCATATAAATGACAACTTTCAAGGCTTATATTTGGCAGCTGAGAAAAAGTTCCTTTGAAATCGGTCAGGATTATGGAGTTTTCTTGAAGAAACAGCCAGATTTGCTGACTATGTATAAACATGTAACAAAAGAAACGATTGATTGGCGCAATATGGAAGCCATCTATAGGGAACTTGCTCCACATCTTCTAGAGGAGCTTCAAGGTGTGGCAGAAAAGCTAGAAGTTAGCTATACATCGGCTGCAGCCTGTTTTAGCGGTTATGATGTCCCAAAGACAAAAGCAATGGGCTGTACAACGCTCATTGATAATGGTGTTTATACAAGAAACTATGATTTTTCGCCCCTTTTATATGATGGCATTTTTTCCATGATTCAAACCAACAGTCAGTACGCTTCAGCGGGGTACAATTTACAGCTGCTTGGAAGGCATGACGGCGTAAATGAAAAAGGGCTTGTAATTGGTTTGCATTTTGTCAGCAATGAAGGATATAGAAAAGGAGTTTCCCCATGGGTAAGCTGCAGAATAGTGCTGGATAACTGTTCGACCGTGGAGGAGGCTGTCTGTTTATTAAAATTAATTCCTCATGCGGCTTGCTATAATTTCTCCATTGGTGATGAAAAAGGAAATATGGCAACTGTGGAAACCTGTCCCGAAAAAGTTGAAGTTCTTTGGGGGAATGGCTCACTAGCATGTACAAATCACTTCAAGCATAAGAAGATGACCACAAAAAACCGTACAAATATAGCGGGATCGCTTCAAAGGCAGACTCATTTGGCGAAATTGATGGGAAGCAGCTGGAATCAGACTAAATTATTTGAGCATTTCAGTGAGGACACATCTCCGCTGTTTTTCACAGATTATCAGGACTTCTTCGGAACCATTCATACTTTCTCTTATGCTTTCGATCAAGGCTTAATTAAGACTGCTCTTGCTAAAAGCGCTCATCCGTTAGTACTTGATTTTAAAAAGTGGGTGGGGGGAGATGACATTGTTGAGTCAGTGCTGACAGGGGAAATCAACGAAGGTTAGCATAATCCTTAGTATATAGAAATATTTTATCTAAAAATAACGATTTCAGCTATTCAAAGGGAGGATATCAAGTTATGATAGAAGCTAGCAAAAGTTAATTAAAAATATAGGAAGGTGGAAAGATTTTGTCCGATGTACTGGAAAGAAATAAAAGGCTGCGTTTAGCATTCCTGCTTGGTTCACTGGCTATTTTAGGTCCGCTTACGATCGATATGTACCTGCCATCCTTCCCGACCATTGTGAAGGATTACGGCACGACAGCCTCCCTAGTTCAGATTAGCTTGACTACCTGTCTGCTTGGCTTAGGAGCTGGCCAGCTAGTAATAGGGCCGATGAGTGATGTTATAGGACGGAGAAAACCTTTAGTCATTTTCCTGATTGTTTAC
This DNA window, taken from Niallia sp. Man26, encodes the following:
- a CDS encoding C45 family peptidase, which translates into the protein MTTFKAYIWQLRKSSFEIGQDYGVFLKKQPDLLTMYKHVTKETIDWRNMEAIYRELAPHLLEELQGVAEKLEVSYTSAAACFSGYDVPKTKAMGCTTLIDNGVYTRNYDFSPLLYDGIFSMIQTNSQYASAGYNLQLLGRHDGVNEKGLVIGLHFVSNEGYRKGVSPWVSCRIVLDNCSTVEEAVCLLKLIPHAACYNFSIGDEKGNMATVETCPEKVEVLWGNGSLACTNHFKHKKMTTKNRTNIAGSLQRQTHLAKLMGSSWNQTKLFEHFSEDTSPLFFTDYQDFFGTIHTFSYAFDQGLIKTALAKSAHPLVLDFKKWVGGDDIVESVLTGEINEG